One window of the Streptomyces sp. TS71-3 genome contains the following:
- the coaBC gene encoding bifunctional phosphopantothenoylcysteine decarboxylase/phosphopantothenate--cysteine ligase CoaBC codes for MDRPKVVLGVSGGVAAYKACELLRRLTESGHEVRVVPTASALHFVGAATWSALSANPVATEVWSDVHEVPHVRIGQSADLVVVAPATADLLAKAAHGIADDLLTNTLLTARCPVVFAPAMHTEMWEHAATQENVATLRRRGAVVIEPAVGRLTGVDTGKGRFPDPAEIFELCRRVLARGLGPADLAGRHVVVSAGGTREPLDPVRFLGNRSSGKQGYALARAAAARGASVTLVAANTALPEPAGVEIVQVGTAMQMREAVMKAAAQADAVVMAAAVADFRPSAYATGKIKKEEGREPEPIALVRNPDILAELSADRPRPGQIVVGFAAETDDVLENGRAKLRRKGCDLLVVNEVGERRTFGSEENEAVVLGADGSETLVPQGPKDALAEVVWDLVAGRLR; via the coding sequence GTGGACAGGCCGAAGGTGGTTCTGGGGGTCAGCGGCGGTGTCGCCGCCTACAAGGCGTGCGAGCTGCTGCGCCGGCTCACCGAGTCGGGGCACGAGGTGAGGGTGGTGCCGACGGCATCGGCGCTGCACTTCGTGGGCGCCGCGACCTGGTCCGCACTCTCGGCAAACCCCGTCGCCACCGAGGTCTGGTCCGACGTGCACGAGGTCCCGCACGTCCGCATCGGCCAGTCCGCGGACCTGGTGGTGGTCGCCCCCGCCACCGCGGACCTGCTCGCCAAGGCCGCCCACGGCATCGCCGACGACCTCCTGACGAACACGCTGCTGACCGCCCGCTGCCCGGTCGTCTTCGCACCGGCCATGCACACCGAGATGTGGGAGCACGCGGCCACCCAGGAGAACGTCGCCACGCTGCGCCGCCGCGGGGCCGTCGTCATCGAGCCGGCCGTCGGCCGCCTCACCGGCGTGGACACCGGCAAGGGTCGCTTCCCCGACCCCGCGGAGATCTTCGAGCTGTGCCGCCGGGTGCTCGCCCGGGGCCTCGGACCCGCGGACCTCGCGGGACGGCACGTCGTGGTCAGCGCGGGCGGTACCCGCGAGCCGCTGGACCCGGTGCGCTTCCTCGGCAACCGCTCCTCCGGCAAGCAGGGCTACGCCCTCGCCCGGGCCGCGGCGGCGCGCGGTGCGAGCGTCACCCTGGTCGCCGCGAACACGGCGCTGCCCGAGCCGGCCGGTGTCGAGATCGTGCAGGTCGGCACCGCCATGCAGATGCGCGAGGCGGTCATGAAGGCCGCCGCCCAGGCCGACGCCGTGGTGATGGCCGCCGCCGTGGCCGACTTCCGCCCCTCCGCGTACGCCACCGGGAAGATCAAGAAGGAGGAGGGCAGGGAGCCGGAGCCCATCGCGCTGGTCCGCAACCCTGACATCCTCGCCGAGCTCTCCGCCGACCGCCCGCGGCCCGGCCAGATCGTCGTCGGCTTCGCCGCGGAGACGGACGACGTCCTGGAGAACGGCCGCGCCAAGCTCCGCCGCAAGGGCTGCGACCTGCTCGTCGTCAACGAGGTCGGCGAGCGCAGGACCTTCGGTTCCGAGGAGAACGAGGCCGTGGTGCTCGGCGCCGACGGCAGCGAGACCCTCGTCCCGCAGGGGCCCAAGGACGCCCTGGCCGAAGTGGTGTGGGATCTGGTGGCCGGCCGGCTGCGCTGA
- the metK gene encoding methionine adenosyltransferase, producing MSRRLFTSESVTEGHPDKIADQISDTILDALLREDPTSRVAVETLITTGQVHVAGEVTTQAYAPIAQLVRDKILEIGYDSSKKGFDGASCGVSVSIGSQSPDIAQGVDTAYETRVDGAVEAELDELDRQGAGDQGLMFGYACDETPELMPLPIRLAHRLSERLSEVRKNGTIPYLRPDGKTQVTIEYDGDKAARLDTVVVSSQHASDIDLESLLAPDIREFVVEPELKALVDDGIKLDTDGYRLLVNPTGRFEIGGPMGDAGLTGRKIIIDTYGGMARHGGGAFSGKDPSKVDRSAAYAMRWVAKNVVAAGLATRCEVQVAYAIGKAEPVGLFVETFGTNAVDNEKIEAAISQVFDLRPAAIIRDLDLLRPIYSQTARYGHFGRELPDFTWERTDRVDALRAAAGLL from the coding sequence GTGTCCCGCCGTCTCTTCACCTCGGAGTCCGTGACCGAAGGTCACCCCGACAAGATCGCTGACCAGATCAGCGACACCATCCTCGACGCACTCCTGCGGGAGGACCCGACCTCTCGCGTCGCCGTCGAGACCCTGATCACCACCGGTCAGGTCCATGTGGCCGGAGAGGTCACCACCCAGGCCTACGCGCCCATCGCCCAGCTGGTGCGCGACAAGATCCTGGAGATCGGTTACGACTCGTCGAAGAAGGGCTTCGACGGCGCCTCATGCGGCGTCTCGGTGTCCATCGGCTCCCAGTCCCCGGACATCGCCCAGGGCGTCGACACGGCCTACGAGACGCGCGTCGACGGCGCCGTCGAGGCCGAGCTGGACGAGCTGGACCGGCAGGGCGCCGGTGACCAGGGCCTGATGTTCGGGTACGCCTGCGACGAGACCCCCGAGCTGATGCCGCTGCCGATCCGCCTGGCGCACCGCCTCTCCGAGCGCCTGTCCGAGGTCCGCAAGAACGGCACCATCCCCTACCTGCGCCCGGACGGAAAGACGCAGGTCACCATCGAGTACGACGGCGACAAGGCCGCCCGTCTCGACACCGTCGTGGTCTCCTCGCAGCACGCCAGCGACATCGACCTGGAGTCGCTGCTCGCGCCCGACATCCGCGAGTTCGTCGTGGAGCCCGAGCTGAAGGCCCTCGTCGACGACGGCATCAAGCTGGACACCGACGGCTACCGCCTGCTGGTCAACCCCACCGGGCGCTTCGAGATCGGCGGCCCGATGGGCGACGCCGGCCTCACCGGCCGCAAGATCATCATCGACACCTACGGCGGCATGGCCCGCCACGGCGGTGGCGCGTTCTCCGGCAAGGACCCGTCCAAGGTCGACCGCTCCGCCGCGTACGCCATGCGGTGGGTCGCGAAGAACGTCGTCGCCGCGGGCCTCGCCACCCGCTGCGAGGTCCAGGTCGCCTACGCCATCGGCAAGGCCGAGCCGGTCGGCCTCTTCGTCGAGACCTTCGGGACGAACGCCGTGGACAACGAGAAGATCGAGGCCGCGATCAGCCAGGTCTTCGACCTCCGCCCCGCCGCGATCATCCGGGACCTGGACCTGCTCCGCCCGATCTACTCCCAGACCGCCAGGTACGGCCACTTCGGCCGTGAGCTGCCCGACTTCACGTGGGAGCGCACGGACCGCGTGGACGCGCTGCGCGCGGCGGCGGGCCTTCTCTAG
- a CDS encoding primosomal protein N', with protein MSSEDGRGDGAAGGVPPEQLALIRESVRKGGAPRAKPRTWRGAELAERLPVARVVVDKGVLHLDRYFDYAVPKELDEQAQPGVRVRVRFGAGGRRVRGGRREGGGLVDGFLVERVAETDYSGPLAALAQVVSPERILDEELLGLARAVADRYAGSLADILQLAVPPRSARAESRPSPDPAPAPPAPDPGPWERYPRGPAFLEALAGGGAPRAVWNALPGPQWAAALAHAVAATLASGRGALVVLPDGRTAARVDAALTALLGEGRHAVLTAEAGPEKRYAQWLAVRRGSVRAVVGTRAAMFAPVRDLGLVAIWDDGDDSHSELHAPQPHAREVLLLRAAHSGCGFLLGAWGCTVEAAQLVENGWALPLVADREEARRSAPLVRTVQDTDLARDEAARAARLPSLAWQVAREGLERGPVLVQVPRRGYVPRLACERCRTPARCGQCAGPLQAAPDGALRCGWCGRGEPAWHCQECGATRLRAQVVGARRTAEELGRAFPSVPVRTSGREQVLDTVPQTPALVVSTPGAEPVADGGYAAALLLDGWTMLGRPDLRAGEDALRRWIAAAALVRGGEAGGTVAVVAEATLQPVQALVRWDPVGFAVRERAEREELGFPPVSRMASVTGPPEAVADFLRAVELPGGAQVMGPVLLPVSPPGSPRRPGSPPPGEQWERALIRVPQGGGAALAAALKAAQVARVAKASRAGADAVWVRIDPPDIG; from the coding sequence GTGAGCAGCGAGGACGGCCGGGGCGACGGTGCGGCGGGAGGTGTTCCGCCGGAGCAGCTCGCCCTGATCCGGGAGAGCGTGCGCAAGGGCGGCGCTCCCCGGGCCAAGCCGCGTACCTGGCGGGGGGCCGAGCTGGCGGAGCGGCTGCCGGTGGCGCGGGTCGTGGTCGACAAGGGCGTGCTCCACCTGGACCGCTACTTCGATTACGCGGTGCCCAAGGAGCTGGACGAGCAGGCGCAGCCGGGGGTGCGGGTGCGGGTGCGGTTCGGCGCCGGGGGGCGCCGGGTGCGCGGCGGCCGCCGCGAGGGCGGCGGGCTCGTCGACGGGTTCCTGGTGGAGCGCGTCGCCGAGACCGACTACTCGGGGCCGCTGGCGGCGCTCGCCCAGGTCGTCTCGCCGGAGCGGATCCTCGACGAGGAGCTGCTGGGCCTCGCCCGCGCCGTCGCGGACCGCTACGCCGGCAGTCTCGCCGACATCCTCCAGCTCGCCGTCCCGCCGCGCAGCGCCCGCGCGGAGTCCCGCCCGTCACCCGACCCCGCCCCGGCCCCCCCGGCGCCCGACCCGGGCCCGTGGGAGCGCTATCCGCGGGGGCCGGCCTTCCTGGAGGCGCTCGCCGGCGGCGGCGCTCCGCGGGCCGTGTGGAACGCCCTGCCAGGCCCGCAGTGGGCCGCGGCGCTGGCCCATGCCGTGGCGGCCACGCTGGCCTCGGGCCGCGGCGCTCTGGTGGTGCTGCCCGACGGGCGCACCGCGGCCCGGGTGGACGCCGCCCTCACTGCCCTGCTCGGCGAGGGCCGGCACGCGGTGCTGACCGCGGAGGCGGGCCCGGAGAAGCGGTACGCACAGTGGCTCGCCGTGCGCCGCGGCTCGGTCCGCGCGGTGGTGGGCACCCGCGCGGCGATGTTCGCGCCCGTGCGGGATCTCGGCCTGGTCGCGATCTGGGACGACGGCGACGACAGCCACAGCGAGCTGCACGCCCCGCAGCCGCACGCCCGCGAGGTGCTGCTGCTGCGCGCCGCGCACTCCGGCTGCGGGTTCCTGCTGGGTGCCTGGGGGTGCACGGTGGAGGCGGCGCAGCTCGTCGAGAACGGCTGGGCGCTGCCCCTGGTCGCCGACCGGGAGGAGGCGCGCCGCTCGGCTCCACTGGTGCGCACGGTGCAGGACACCGACCTCGCCCGGGACGAGGCGGCCCGCGCGGCCCGGCTGCCCAGTCTCGCCTGGCAGGTCGCGCGCGAGGGGCTGGAGCGCGGCCCGGTGCTGGTGCAGGTGCCCCGGCGCGGCTACGTGCCGCGGCTGGCCTGCGAGCGCTGCCGTACGCCCGCCCGCTGCGGGCAGTGCGCCGGCCCCCTCCAGGCGGCGCCTGACGGGGCACTGCGGTGCGGCTGGTGCGGCCGGGGCGAGCCCGCGTGGCACTGCCAGGAGTGCGGTGCCACCCGGTTGCGCGCCCAGGTGGTCGGGGCGCGGCGGACGGCTGAGGAACTGGGGCGGGCCTTCCCGTCGGTGCCGGTGCGCACGTCCGGGCGCGAGCAGGTGCTGGACACGGTGCCTCAGACCCCCGCGCTGGTGGTGAGCACGCCCGGCGCCGAGCCGGTCGCAGACGGCGGCTATGCGGCCGCGCTGCTGCTGGACGGCTGGACGATGCTCGGCCGCCCGGACCTGCGGGCGGGTGAGGACGCGCTCCGCCGCTGGATCGCGGCGGCGGCGCTGGTGCGCGGCGGCGAGGCGGGCGGCACGGTCGCGGTCGTGGCCGAGGCCACTCTGCAGCCGGTGCAGGCTCTGGTGCGCTGGGACCCGGTGGGGTTCGCGGTCCGGGAGCGCGCGGAGCGGGAGGAGCTGGGCTTTCCGCCGGTGTCGCGGATGGCGTCGGTGACGGGGCCGCCTGAGGCGGTGGCCGACTTTCTCCGCGCGGTCGAGCTGCCGGGGGGAGCGCAGGTGATGGGGCCGGTGCTGCTGCCGGTGAGCCCTCCGGGCAGCCCTCGGCGCCCGGGGTCGCCGCCGCCGGGGGAGCAGTGGGAGCGCGCCCTGATCAGGGTCCCGCAGGGCGGTGGCGCGGCCCTGGCCGCGGCGCTGAAGGCGGCTCAGGTGGCGAGGGTGGCGAAGGCGTCGCGCGCGGGTGCTGACGCGGTGTGGGTCCGTATCGACCCGCCGGACATCGGCTGA
- the fmt gene encoding methionyl-tRNA formyltransferase, which yields MKLVFAGTPEVAVPALDALIASERHEVAAVVTRPDAPAGRGRRLIASPVAERAEEAGIEALKPAKPRDEAFLARLREIAPDCCPVVAYGALLPRVALDVPANGWVNLHFSLLPAWRGAAPVQHAIMAGDEITGASTFQIEEGLDSGPVYGTITEAVRSTDTSGDLLTRLALAGAGLLVATMDGIEDGTLKAVPQPAEGITVAPKVAVDDARIDWNTPALRVDRVVRGCSPAPGAWTVFRGERLKLVQVAPVQEHTGLAPGELAPGKKQVLVGTGSHAVELLWVQAQGKKPMRGADWARGARIAPGERLGAGDVG from the coding sequence ATGAAGCTCGTCTTCGCAGGCACCCCCGAGGTCGCCGTTCCCGCCCTGGACGCCCTGATCGCCTCCGAACGGCACGAGGTGGCCGCCGTGGTCACCCGCCCCGACGCGCCCGCGGGCCGCGGGCGGAGGCTGATCGCGTCCCCCGTGGCGGAGCGCGCGGAGGAGGCGGGGATCGAGGCGCTGAAGCCCGCGAAGCCGCGCGACGAGGCGTTCCTCGCCCGGCTGCGGGAGATCGCGCCGGACTGCTGCCCCGTGGTGGCCTACGGAGCGCTGCTGCCCCGCGTCGCGCTGGACGTGCCGGCGAACGGCTGGGTCAACCTGCACTTCTCGCTGCTGCCCGCCTGGCGCGGTGCCGCGCCCGTCCAGCACGCGATCATGGCCGGCGACGAGATCACCGGAGCCTCCACCTTCCAGATCGAGGAGGGCCTGGACTCGGGGCCGGTGTACGGCACGATCACCGAGGCGGTGCGGTCCACCGACACCAGCGGCGACCTGCTCACCCGGCTGGCACTGGCGGGCGCGGGGCTGCTCGTGGCCACGATGGACGGCATCGAGGACGGCACCCTGAAGGCCGTGCCCCAGCCCGCCGAGGGCATCACCGTCGCGCCCAAGGTGGCGGTCGACGACGCCCGGATCGACTGGAACACCCCGGCGCTGCGCGTCGACCGCGTGGTGCGCGGTTGCAGCCCCGCGCCCGGCGCGTGGACCGTCTTCCGCGGCGAGCGGCTGAAGTTGGTGCAGGTCGCCCCCGTGCAGGAGCACACCGGCCTCGCCCCCGGAGAGCTGGCACCGGGCAAGAAGCAGGTCCTCGTGGGCACCGGCTCGCACGCCGTGGAACTGCTCTGGGTGCAGGCGCAGGGCAAGAAGCCGATGCGCGGCGCCGACTGGGCCCGCGGAGCGCGCATCGCCCCGGGGGAGCGCCTGGGCGCCGGCGACGTAGGCTGA
- a CDS encoding RsmB/NOP family class I SAM-dependent RNA methyltransferase, with amino-acid sequence MTSQHEPSARRRAPAAARTGKQHKPYRRPKKDPVRILAFEALRAVDERDAYANLVLPPLLRRAREKGELDGRDAALATELVYGTLRRQGTYDAVIAECVDRPLREVDPPVLDVLSLGAHQLLGTRIPTHAAVSASVELARVVLGDGRAKFVNAVLRKIAQDDLDGWLDRVAPPYEDDPEDHLAVVHAHPRWIVSALWDALGGDRAGMEELLAADNERPEVTLVARPGRATADELLDSLASASAHPGRWSPYAVRLTEGGEPGALDAVREGRAGVQDEGSQLVAAALAAAPLDGPDRLWLDGCAGPGGKAALLGGLAAGRGAALVAAEKQPHRAGLVAKALAGNPGPYQVITADGTRPPWRSGSFDRVLVDVPCTGLGALRRRPEARWRRRPDDLDGFAPLQRELLKSALVAARPGGVVAYATCSPHLAETRAVVDDVLKRHGGARLMDARPMLPGVPSLGEGPDIQLWPHLHGTDAMYLALLRRTD; translated from the coding sequence TTGACCAGCCAGCACGAGCCGTCCGCCCGGCGCCGGGCACCGGCCGCCGCACGGACGGGCAAGCAGCACAAGCCGTACCGGCGTCCGAAGAAGGACCCTGTCCGGATCCTCGCGTTCGAGGCGCTGCGTGCGGTCGACGAGCGGGACGCGTACGCCAACCTCGTCCTGCCCCCGCTGCTGCGCAGGGCCCGCGAGAAGGGCGAGCTGGACGGCCGGGACGCGGCCCTCGCGACCGAGTTGGTCTACGGCACGCTGCGCCGCCAGGGCACCTACGACGCCGTCATCGCGGAGTGCGTCGACCGCCCGCTGCGCGAGGTCGACCCGCCGGTCCTCGACGTGCTCAGCCTCGGTGCGCACCAGCTCCTCGGCACCCGGATCCCGACGCACGCCGCGGTGTCCGCGTCGGTGGAGCTGGCCCGGGTGGTGCTCGGCGACGGGCGTGCGAAGTTCGTCAACGCCGTGCTGCGCAAGATCGCGCAGGACGACCTGGACGGCTGGCTGGACCGGGTGGCACCACCGTACGAGGACGACCCCGAGGACCACCTCGCCGTGGTGCACGCGCACCCGCGCTGGATCGTCTCCGCGCTCTGGGACGCGCTGGGGGGCGATCGCGCCGGCATGGAGGAACTGCTCGCGGCCGACAACGAACGGCCCGAGGTGACCCTCGTCGCCCGCCCCGGCCGGGCCACCGCCGACGAGCTGCTGGACTCGCTGGCCTCCGCGTCCGCACACCCGGGCCGCTGGTCGCCGTACGCGGTCCGGCTCACCGAGGGCGGCGAGCCCGGCGCGCTGGACGCCGTGCGGGAGGGCCGTGCCGGCGTCCAGGACGAGGGCAGCCAGCTCGTGGCCGCGGCCCTGGCGGCGGCCCCGCTCGACGGCCCCGACCGGCTCTGGCTGGACGGCTGCGCGGGTCCCGGCGGCAAGGCGGCGCTGCTGGGCGGACTCGCCGCAGGGCGCGGCGCGGCGCTCGTCGCCGCGGAGAAGCAGCCGCACCGCGCGGGCCTGGTGGCCAAGGCGCTCGCCGGCAACCCGGGCCCGTACCAGGTGATCACCGCGGACGGCACCCGCCCGCCGTGGCGGAGCGGCAGCTTCGACCGGGTCCTGGTGGACGTGCCCTGCACCGGCCTGGGCGCGCTGCGGCGCCGCCCGGAGGCCCGCTGGCGCCGCCGCCCCGACGACCTGGACGGCTTCGCACCCCTCCAGCGCGAGCTGCTGAAGTCGGCGCTCGTCGCGGCGCGCCCGGGAGGCGTGGTCGCCTACGCGACCTGCTCCCCGCACCTGGCCGAGACGAGGGCCGTGGTCGACGACGTCCTCAAGCGGCACGGCGGCGCCCGGCTGATGGACGCGCGGCCGATGCTGCCCGGCGTGCCGTCCCTCGGCGAGGGCCCCGACATCCAGCTCTGGCCGCACCTGCACGGCACGGACGCGATGTACCTGGCCCTGCTGCGCAGGACGGACTGA
- the rpe gene encoding ribulose-phosphate 3-epimerase yields MAPQINPSILSADFARLADEARAVEGADWLHVDVMDNHFVPNLTLGVPVVESLARATDTPLDCHLMIEDADRWAPQYVEAGASSVTFHVEAAGAPVRLAREVRAKGARAGMALKPATPIEPYEDLLPELDMVLIMTVEPGFGGQAFLDIMLPKIRRTRQLIGKHGLDVWLQVDGGVSESTIERCAEAGADVFVAGSAVYGASDPAAAVRSLRDQAGATMAGAGWPGGH; encoded by the coding sequence ATGGCCCCGCAGATTAACCCGAGCATCCTGTCCGCCGACTTCGCGCGCCTCGCCGACGAGGCCCGGGCGGTGGAAGGCGCCGACTGGCTCCACGTCGACGTCATGGACAACCACTTCGTCCCCAATCTCACCCTCGGCGTCCCCGTCGTGGAGTCCCTGGCACGGGCCACGGACACCCCCCTGGACTGCCACCTGATGATCGAGGACGCGGACCGCTGGGCACCGCAGTACGTGGAGGCGGGCGCCTCGTCCGTGACGTTCCACGTGGAGGCCGCGGGGGCACCGGTGCGCCTGGCACGCGAGGTCCGGGCGAAGGGCGCGCGGGCGGGCATGGCGCTGAAGCCGGCCACCCCCATCGAGCCGTACGAGGACCTGCTCCCCGAGCTCGACATGGTGCTGATCATGACGGTCGAGCCGGGCTTCGGTGGCCAGGCCTTCCTCGACATCATGCTGCCGAAGATCCGCCGCACCCGGCAGCTGATCGGCAAGCACGGCCTCGACGTGTGGTTGCAGGTCGACGGCGGGGTCTCGGAGAGCACCATCGAGCGCTGTGCGGAGGCCGGCGCCGACGTCTTCGTCGCGGGATCCGCGGTCTACGGTGCCTCCGACCCGGCCGCGGCCGTCCGGAGCCTGCGCGACCAGGCCGGTGCCACCATGGCCGGCGCCGGGTGGCCGGGCGGGCACTGA